The Dokdonia sp. 4H-3-7-5 genomic interval GGTGCTCGTCAGATTCTTCTACTACTTCTTCGGTGATATCCTCGGCTGGGCTTTCTGTTTCATTCAGAAACTCAATACTGCCATTGTAGACAGTACTTACATCTAAGTCACCAGATACTGTTACTATAGGTGCATTAGGTCCATCTCCATCAAGATCTTGTGATGTAAGAACGATAGTGTCAGTACCTGAAGTTAAGGTAAGAGAAACTGTTGTTATAATTTCTTCTTCATTTATAATTTCTGGTATTGTTCCATCATCATCACTAGAACAAGCTGCAAGGCTAATAGCAGTAAGGGCGATAAGTGTGTAATTTCTAAAGTTTTTCATTGTTTGTGTGTTGTTACGCTTTCGCGAAAGCGTGATATTAATAATTAATTTTAAGTTGTAATAATACATTTCTACCTAGATCATCTGCAAAGTAGCGCTGGCGATTTAAGTACTCTCTATAAGAGGTGTCAAATAGATTATTTACCATTAACCCTACATTTAGTTTACTCTTATTACTGATTGCAAAATCAATGGAGCTTCTAAAGTTGAGTAGATGATAAGCATCGGGAGGTGTACTTATATCTACTAACTCTGTAGTGTTTGTTTCTGGTATAAAAACGTCAAAATTTGTATCTGGAAATTCATTTTGACGAAATACATAGTTACTTTCAAGTGACAGCTTTAAGTTATTTACCTCTGGAATACGGTATGTAATCGTATTACGAGTACTTGCCGAAGGCATATTAATTAAAGCACGGTCTAAAGTTTTATCCTTCCCTTTTACCAGTGAAAACTGGTTAGAAAATTCAAAACGATCTGTTACCTGAACGTTGTTATCTATGTCAAAACCTAACAGTCTTGCTTGTGTCTGTCTATACTCCCATACAGGAAAACTACCTCTTATAGTTTGCTGTACGCCTGTAGGCTCTATAAGGATAAAATCCTCAATAAAGTTTGCAAACGGGGCAATAGTAAAACTCCAAGTATCTGTAGATCTTGTAAAATTCAATGAAATTTTATTTGCGACTTCTTGATTAAAACTTAGATCACCTAGTTCTATACGGGCAGCACTCTGGTGTAATCCATCAGAAAATAATTCTGATACATTAGGCGACCGTGAAGCCAGCGCATAGTTTAAGGAAACTGTAGTCGCATCATTTACCTCATAAGAGGCTCCAGCAGTTGCCGAAAAGTTGTGATACTCAAACTCAGGTTTGACAAAAATTTGATTCTGAAATTCTTCGCGCTCAAACTGAGGGAATTGAACATCATAACCTCGGTCTTCCCATAAGCTTGTTGCATAAAACTTTTCTGCATTGATGCGGTTATAATCAAATCTAGCACCAGCTTCTAAAGTCCATTTACCAAAGTTTTTAGAACCTAACGCATATACACCAAAATCAAAAGCTTGGTAATCTGGGATAAGTCTTCTCACTCCGGTAGACGGATCAGGAAAATGATCTTGATAATTACCAGATACTCCCACTTTTGCATTGATGGAATTATCTGCCGTATAATCAAAGTCTATTTTCCCTCCAAAAGTTTCTAGTTGTAAATCAATAGAAGGTCTTAAGTCATCACTATCGCGACGTATATCAAACTCTAGTCTGTTGTTGCGCTGGTAATCTACTTGAGCGCTCAATTTTCCAAAGTTATCAAAGCGATAGAATGATTTAAGTTTTGCTATCTGGTGTGTTACTTCTTGTCTAGGGGCCTCAATATCGTATGTAAATGGCTCTACCACAAATGGCTCTTGGCTATTTATTGCAACCGAGAGATCTGAAGCATTACCTACGTGTGATGAGCGTAAAATACCAGACTCTTTGTCAAAAATCGAGTAACTACCCTCCACACCGTAACGGTATTTATTAACTCCTAAACGTACAGATATATCTTTCTCTGAAAGTGCTGTATTACTCAATACATAATCTGGTGCTTCTGCATCTCCAAAACGTTTTAAAGTCCCGTTTATGCCTCCGTACCAGCCATTGTTATAAGACTTTATCAATGAAGTTGTAATAGAACCTCCACGACCATTGGTCGCGCCGGTAATAATAGTTCTCCCAAAAATTGTGTCTTTAACAGGTACTTGCTCAGGTTCTATAATTATAGTACCACCTATAGCATCACCGCCATATTGTAAACCGGCAGCTCCTTTAATAACAGTGACTTCACCAGCTGCATTCACATCAATATTTGGCGCATGTTCTACACCCCATTCTTGATCTTGTAAACGCGTACCTTCTGTAATGAGAACAACCCTACTAGAGTGTAGTCCTTGTATTACTGGTTTTACTACAGAGTTACCTGTGTTTAATGAAGTGACACCGCTTAGACTTTTAAGCGCATCACCTAGTGAGGCTGCACTGTTACTTTCTAGAAAATCATGGTTTACAATAGCTTCTGTCGCTGTGCGACTTTTACTTTTATGAGCATGTGCTACAACTTCGACATCGCCTAGTGACTCTAGGTGATGTTCCATGTTGATATTACGAGTAGTATTGCTGTTTACATCTACTTTTACTATTTGAGTTTTACATGCAGGATGCGACACTTGTAGCGTGTAATTGTTTGTACAAAGTCCTGTAATAACATATTTGCCTAGGCTATCAGTCATCACAGCATCTTCAGACCCGGCAACTATAATAGTTGCACCAGATAATACTTCATTATCATGCAGGTCTATAATATAACCAGATAGGGTATAGGTACACTCTTGTGCTGTACTCGTAATACTCAGCAAGGCAATGCTAAGCCATAAATAAAATTTCATATAAAATTGTTTTGCTAATTATTGAATGTAATTCAATGCTTAACAAAACGGGGGACCACGATCTGAGGAACTTAAGATGGTGGTTGTGTATGATGTCTGTAATAAAACATCTACTTCTTTTGAGATGTGTATGGTGGGTGATGGGTACGCTTTCGCGAAAGCGTAAACTCCAGCCTTTACAATATGCAAATCACCAAGATCACAATCTAGTTTTGATTCGTGAACATGCACATCTCCTGTGAATTTACAGGTATCATAATGTTCATGGTTTGCTGTGCTGTGAGAAAAAGAAACTACAGCAGGCAACAAGAGAACAAGCATTGTAAGTAATGCTATAAGTCTTATAATAATAGAGTTGTCTTTTTTCAAGCTTTCTTTGAAAATAAAAATCCTAGTCCCATTCTTGAGACCATTTTAGTAGCGAACGCTTTGAAGAACGCATACTGACCAAATATCCATCCAAATATCACCAAAAGAACTTGATAAATGGGAAAAATTAACAAGATTCTAACAGGCCAATAAATCCATCCATTTGTAGCGTCTTTTCCTAAACCTATAAGTTCCATTAAGGGGTTTGAAATACGTCCAGCAGTAGATCCAGTAACCGCAAATGCTAAAAATATAGCGATAAGTTCCCAGCGATACGTCACTCCCCATCGTGAATATAGTTTTTTAAATAGCCAAAGCGTTATCCATATAATTAAGAATGTAATAGGCAAGCTAAGTAATATAGTGGCTATGGGAACTGATGTTTCATAGGCAGGAATATAAATAGCTCTTGCTATTAAGTATCCTGAGAAAAGAGCGGCAATTAATCCAAGTACCACATGAATAAACTGCCAATTTTGAGTGATTTCCCAGCGTTTTTTAAAGTCTTTCATAACGCTGCAAAAATACGATTATCGTAGTTTCTGATTGTTGCGTTCTTGGAAAAATTCAAACCAATTATATAATAGGTAATTAACTTCATACCCATAATCGGTATTAGAATTGTAATCTATGCGCTGGATGTATAGATTAGGGTCGTATTGTGATATGTTATTTACTCTGTTGTTATATTCAGTGACATAAAACCTATTTTTATTTTCTAAGAAAAACTGCCCATAAAACCCTCTAGGTCTTTGTGTAACTAGCCATGTATTAAACCCTGGTTCTATAATAATAATTTCATATTCTAGGCTGTCATTTGCAATGCGTACTGTGTCTGATGTATTATCTGCAGTATTGCCTATATCTTTTGTACCACTTGTAGTTGCGCAACCTATTATGGTTGCGGTAAGAATTGCTAAGTAAATTATCTTTTTCATAATCTTAAAGTTAAAGATTTTACCTGTGATACAGGTTTGTTTTATCGTAGTATTAACGATAGTACTAATTGTTATACCGTGTAAACTTACTAAGCAGTAACCTTTATTTAAAGCTATAATGAGTAAAGGAGACCTCTCAATGAGGGAACAAAAAAAGAGTGCCTGAAAAGGCACTCTTTATATATGAATAAATGTTTAATGGATTATTTTCCAAAAAGTCCTCCTAGAAGGCCTCCTATACCACCTTGTTTTTTATTGCTTCCTAGTACCATTCCTGCTACGTCATCTAAGATGCTTCCATCTCCATCTGCATCTAGTAGGGTAGTGATTAAGCTTTGGTTTTCTTGAGGTTGACCACCTAGCATGCTGCCTAGTAGTGCACTCATACCAGTACCATCACTTACGTTATTTTCTTTAGTTTGCTTTCCCAATACTCCCATAAGTATAGGCGCAGCAACTTTTAATATTTGAGCTACAGACCCGGCATCTACACCAGACTTGCTACTCAATGCATTTTCAACAGCAGGTTGTTTGTTTCCTAAAAGGTGTCCTAAAATTCCAGCACCATCATTTACTACGTCATCACTAGGTCCTCCGTTACCCATAAGGTCTCCAAGTTGGTCTAAAATACCACCACTGTGTTTTCCTGATAAAGCGCCCATTAAACCAGCTGCTCCTTCTGGTGTCTGTACGTTTTTCTTCATAGCTCCCATAAGTACTGGAAGTGCCATGCTTAAAACCTGTGCAGTTGCACCTTCAGATTGTCCTGACTTTGCACTTGCTCCGCTAATAAGAGATTTTCCTATATCACTATTTAATAAATCTAATAATCCTGCCATCGTTGTTATTTTTTAATGTTTACAAGATTCAAGGTACAAAATATTATAAGTCCTAAAATTACACATATAAAAAAACCACCCTTACGGATGGTATTTTTAGAATCTTGTCGATTATAGACAGTTTTAAGTCGATAAACAGTAAATTTTAAATTAAATGTTGGTGCTTACTGCATTTAAAAAAGGTGCTGTTACTTAAGGATTTCGATGATTTGCTCTGCTAGCTCTGTACCTATACGATCTTGTGCTCCACCAGTTGCTGCTCCAATGTGTGGAGATAAACTTACTTTAGGATTCATAAGCACTTGTACCGCTGGAGTAGGTTCGTTTTCAAAAACATCTAAACCTGCAAATGAAAGTTTGTTGCTATCTAAAGCAGCTACAAGTGCTACTTCATCTATAACCCCACCTCTTGCAGCATTTACAAGTGCAGCGCCATCTTTCATAAGATCAAACTCTGCTTTACCTATTACATAGTCTTTTTGTGCAGGAACATGAAGTGTTATAAAATCTGCAGATTTTAAAACTTCCTCTTTTGATACAGAAGTAAGATCAAACGCTACTGACTGTCCGTCAAAAAAAGGAACAGTAACTGTCGCTTTTTCTGTAAACGGATCATGAAAGATAACTTTCATTCCAACTCCCAAAGCAATTTTTGCAGTTTCTTGACCT includes:
- a CDS encoding TonB-dependent receptor, with protein sequence MKFYLWLSIALLSITSTAQECTYTLSGYIIDLHDNEVLSGATIIVAGSEDAVMTDSLGKYVITGLCTNNYTLQVSHPACKTQIVKVDVNSNTTRNINMEHHLESLGDVEVVAHAHKSKSRTATEAIVNHDFLESNSAASLGDALKSLSGVTSLNTGNSVVKPVIQGLHSSRVVLITEGTRLQDQEWGVEHAPNIDVNAAGEVTVIKGAAGLQYGGDAIGGTIIIEPEQVPVKDTIFGRTIITGATNGRGGSITTSLIKSYNNGWYGGINGTLKRFGDAEAPDYVLSNTALSEKDISVRLGVNKYRYGVEGSYSIFDKESGILRSSHVGNASDLSVAINSQEPFVVEPFTYDIEAPRQEVTHQIAKLKSFYRFDNFGKLSAQVDYQRNNRLEFDIRRDSDDLRPSIDLQLETFGGKIDFDYTADNSINAKVGVSGNYQDHFPDPSTGVRRLIPDYQAFDFGVYALGSKNFGKWTLEAGARFDYNRINAEKFYATSLWEDRGYDVQFPQFEREEFQNQIFVKPEFEYHNFSATAGASYEVNDATTVSLNYALASRSPNVSELFSDGLHQSAARIELGDLSFNQEVANKISLNFTRSTDTWSFTIAPFANFIEDFILIEPTGVQQTIRGSFPVWEYRQTQARLLGFDIDNNVQVTDRFEFSNQFSLVKGKDKTLDRALINMPSASTRNTITYRIPEVNNLKLSLESNYVFRQNEFPDTNFDVFIPETNTTELVDISTPPDAYHLLNFRSSIDFAISNKSKLNVGLMVNNLFDTSYREYLNRQRYFADDLGRNVLLQLKINY
- a CDS encoding DUF6787 family protein; amino-acid sequence: MKDFKKRWEITQNWQFIHVVLGLIAALFSGYLIARAIYIPAYETSVPIATILLSLPITFLIIWITLWLFKKLYSRWGVTYRWELIAIFLAFAVTGSTAGRISNPLMELIGLGKDATNGWIYWPVRILLIFPIYQVLLVIFGWIFGQYAFFKAFATKMVSRMGLGFLFSKKA
- a CDS encoding DUF6146 family protein, which encodes MKKIIYLAILTATIIGCATTSGTKDIGNTADNTSDTVRIANDSLEYEIIIIEPGFNTWLVTQRPRGFYGQFFLENKNRFYVTEYNNRVNNISQYDPNLYIQRIDYNSNTDYGYEVNYLLYNWFEFFQERNNQKLR
- a CDS encoding DUF937 domain-containing protein, which translates into the protein MAGLLDLLNSDIGKSLISGASAKSGQSEGATAQVLSMALPVLMGAMKKNVQTPEGAAGLMGALSGKHSGGILDQLGDLMGNGGPSDDVVNDGAGILGHLLGNKQPAVENALSSKSGVDAGSVAQILKVAAPILMGVLGKQTKENNVSDGTGMSALLGSMLGGQPQENQSLITTLLDADGDGSILDDVAGMVLGSNKKQGGIGGLLGGLFGK
- a CDS encoding D-2-hydroxyacid dehydrogenase produces the protein MKVLANDGISQTGVDALTAGGFEVITTNVAQDQLENYINEKQIDVILVRSATTVRKELIDACPSIKIIGRGGVGMDNIDVQYARDKGLHVINTPAASSASVAELVFAHLFNGVRFLFDSNRNMPLEGDTKFKGLKKAYAKGTELRGKTLGVIGFGRIGQETAKIALGVGMKVIFHDPFTEKATVTVPFFDGQSVAFDLTSVSKEEVLKSADFITLHVPAQKDYVIGKAEFDLMKDGAALVNAARGGVIDEVALVAALDSNKLSFAGLDVFENEPTPAVQVLMNPKVSLSPHIGAATGGAQDRIGTELAEQIIEILK